The following proteins come from a genomic window of Alicyclobacillus dauci:
- a CDS encoding SDR family NAD(P)-dependent oxidoreductase, whose protein sequence is MSGLANQVVAIVGGSSGIGMESALLFATQGTQTLLIARGRERLRESVDEIRANGGKAQEFPADITSPDEVIQLANQIRSQFGRVDVLIYGAAEFYLSPVEMMDCGLAKHAMEVNYWGAVNVTKAFLPLIRNGERKTIVFISSLSVPCTPPFFAAYAATKHALRGLALSLRQELKPEGIRVQMITPGPVDTPLIENYLHRGMYRLPPGIPVLQPRITAKQIYKAVIQRKQDVVVPKRMGWAARLAYAFPSLVESYYRLSVPDWSQSIQTQIEKHKHRTLEPHPTVVQSNSTVTTSEPEE, encoded by the coding sequence GTGAGCGGATTAGCGAATCAAGTGGTGGCGATTGTTGGGGGTTCAAGTGGTATTGGCATGGAGAGTGCACTGCTGTTTGCTACACAAGGAACACAGACGCTGTTGATTGCTAGAGGGAGGGAACGCTTACGAGAATCCGTCGATGAGATCCGTGCGAACGGAGGAAAGGCTCAAGAATTTCCCGCAGACATTACATCCCCGGATGAAGTAATACAACTTGCGAATCAGATTCGAAGCCAATTTGGACGCGTGGATGTACTCATATACGGTGCGGCTGAATTCTACCTATCACCGGTGGAGATGATGGATTGTGGCCTCGCCAAGCATGCAATGGAAGTGAATTATTGGGGTGCCGTGAACGTGACGAAGGCATTTTTGCCGTTAATCAGAAATGGTGAACGAAAAACCATTGTCTTCATTTCATCGTTGTCCGTTCCGTGTACACCACCTTTCTTTGCAGCATACGCTGCAACCAAACACGCTCTCCGCGGGCTTGCTTTATCTTTGCGGCAAGAACTGAAACCTGAAGGAATACGTGTGCAAATGATAACGCCAGGTCCTGTCGATACGCCGTTAATCGAGAATTACCTTCACCGCGGAATGTATCGCTTACCACCTGGAATCCCGGTGTTACAACCGAGAATAACAGCCAAGCAAATCTATAAGGCGGTGATTCAGCGTAAACAAGACGTAGTGGTTCCAAAACGAATGGGTTGGGCGGCCCGCCTTGCCTACGCGTTCCCCTCTTTGGTTGAATCATATTATCGTTTATCTGTCCCTGATTGGAGCCAGTCGATTCAAACCCAGATTGAGAAACATAAACATCGCACCTTGGAGCCGCACCCAACAGTCGTTCAAAGCAATTCCACGGTTACGACATCGGAACCTGAGGAATAA